A genomic region of Cannabis sativa cultivar Pink pepper isolate KNU-18-1 chromosome 1, ASM2916894v1, whole genome shotgun sequence contains the following coding sequences:
- the LOC115706728 gene encoding uncharacterized protein LOC115706728 has protein sequence MRKRFQSEGSSSADSNQPISHDNPSQPPTKAPPPHRSPFVWLTLFVAIVYSSWTVYHYQYLSLPLPLTADQAGKRGFSEVQALNHVRALTELGPHSVGSDALNHAVQYVLSASEEIKKTAHWEVDVEVELFNAKSGANIMTGGLFNGKTLVYSDLDHVIVRISPKYVSQARENAILVSSHIDTVFSTGGAGDCSSCVAVMLELARGVSQWAHGFKHSVIILFNTGEEEGLNGAHSFITQHPWSKTVRMAIDLEAMGIGGKSTIFQAGPNPWAIENFALVAKYPSGQIISQDLFSSGVIKSATDFQVYKELAGLSGLDFAYTDNSAVYHTKNDKVELLKPGSLQHLGENMLAFLLQIARSSDLSKSSAVEAEENAGQNRAIYFDILGTYMIVFRQHFSNLLNISVIMQSLLIWVTSLIVGGYPAAISLALSSLSIILTWIFAVGLAVLVAFTLPFLSSSPTPYIASPWLVFGLFAAPALVGALIGQYIGYLILQKYLSKVYSKRRQLSPIIQADVVKFDAERWLYKAGSVQWLVLLILGNYYKIGSTYLALVWLVPPAFTYGLLEATLSPARLPRPLKLATLVMGLVVPILLSAGNFIRLVDTLIATWVRFDRNPGSTPEWLGNVIVATFIAVVMCLTLVYLLSYVHLSGVKRVTILSSCLLLALSLAVVKLEIVPPFTEHISRTVNVVHVVDTTGKQDPISFVSMFSATPGKLTKEVEQINEGFVCGRNNVVDFVTFSVKYGCWTQNDTEGGWSKSELPLLNIDSDTQGKKRITQVVIDTRFSTRWTLAINFKEIEDFALKDAGSSDELVPVGGKSSVDGWHTIQFSGGQKAPTKFVLTLFWQESSSRSTEVVDGKKHDLQLLKLRTDINRLTPKVDRVLSKLPRWCSPFGKSTSPHTLAFLSSLPVDF, from the exons AtgaggaagaggtttcaatcTGAAGGATCTTCCTCGGCCGACTCGAACCAGCCCATTTCTCATGATAATCCCTCACAACCTCCAACAAAAGCCCCACCCCCACACAGGTCGCCTTTCGTATGGTTGACTTTGTTCGTCGCAATTGTCTATTCTTCGTGGACCGTTTACCATTACCAATATCTGAGCTTGCCTTTGCCTCTCACTGCCGACCAAGCTGGCAAAAGGGGTTTCTCAGAGGTTCAAGCTCTTAACCATGTCAGGGCTTTGACTGAGTTGGGCCCTCATTCTGTTGGCTCTGATGCTTTGAATCATGCTGTTCAG TATGTTTTGTCAGCATCAGAAGAGATCAAGAAAACAGCCCACTGGGAGGTTGATGTTGAAGTAGAACTTTTCAATGCAAAAAGTGGAGCAAATATAATGACTGGTGGCCTGTTTAATGGAAAAACTCTTGTTTATTCTGATTTAGATCACGTCATTGTAAGAATCTCGCCAAAATATGTGTCTCAAGCGAGAGAAAATGCAATTCTGGTCTCTTCTCACATCGATACTGTTTTCTCAAC GGGAGGTGCTGGAGATTGCAGCTCATGTGTAGCAGTTATGTTGGAACTTGCTCGAGGGGTTTCTCAGTGGGCTCATGGATTTAAGCACTCTGTAATCATATTGTTTAATACTGGTGAGGAAGAAGGCTTGAATGGTGCTCATAGCTTTATAACTCAG CATCCCTGGAGTAAAACTGTTCGTATGGCTATTGATTTGGAGGCCATGGGTATTGGAGGGAAATCTACCATATTTCAG GCGGGTCCTAATCCATGGGCTATTGAGAACTTTGCATTAGTGGCAAAATATCCTTCTGGCCAGATTATTTCACAG GATCTATTTTCTTCTGGAGTCATTAAATCTGCTACAGATTTCCAAGTATACAAAGAGCTTGCTGGCCTTTCAGGACTTGACTTTGCTTACACGGATAACTCTGCAGTATATCACACTAAG AATGACAAAGTTGAACTCCTGAAACCAGGATCTCTTCAACATCTTGGAGAAAATATGCTTGCTTTTCTGCTTCAGATTGCTAGATCTTCTGACCTTTCAAAATCCAGTGCAGTAGAAGCTGAGGAAAATGCTGGGCAAAACAGAGCCATATATTTTGACATTTTG GGGACATATATGATCGTATTCAGACAACACTTTTCAAATTTACTTAATATTTCAGTGATAATGCAATCACTTCTGATTTGGGTTACATCTTTGATTGTTGGTGGTTATCCGGCTGCAATTTCACTTGCCTTGTCAAGTTTGAGTATCATCCTTACGTGGATTTTTGCAGTTGGTTTAGCTGTTCTTGTTGCTTTCACTCTACCCTTTTTATCCTCATCCCCAACACCCTATATTGCGAGCCCATGGTTGGTGTTTGGGCTATTTGCAGCACCGGCTCTTGTTGGAGCATTGATTGGTCAATATATTGGTTATCTTATTCTCCAAAAATATTTGTCAAAAGTATATTCCAAGAGAAGGCAGCTCTCTCCAATAATTCAAGCTGATGTAGTCAAGTTTGATGCTGAAAGGTGGCTCTACAAAGCTGGATCTGTTCAGTGGCTTGTTCTTCTCATTCTGGGAAACTACTATAAAATTGGTTCCACTTATCTGGCTCTTGTTTGGCTGGTTCCACCCGCATTTACAT ATGGGCTGCTTGAAGCCACTCTAAGCCCAGCTCGATTACCTAGGCCACTCAAACTGGCTACTCTCGTGATGGGCTTGGTTGTACCAATATTATTATCTGCTGGTAATTTTATTCGGTTGGTCGACACATTGATTGCAACTTGGGTTCGATTTGATAG GAATCCTGGTAGCACTCCTGAGTGGCTGGGAAATGTGATAGTTGCCACTTTCATTGCAGTTGTCATGTGTCTTACTCTGGTGTACCTCCTATCATACGTTCATCTTTCAG GTGTAAAGAGAGTGACTATCCTCTCATCCTGCTTGTTGCTTGCTCTCTCACTTGCTGTCGTAAAATTGGAAATAGTTCCACCATTTACCGAACACATTTCCAGAACTGTTAAT GTTGTGCATGTTGTGGATACAACAGGAAAGCAAGATCCTATCTCTTTTGTTTCTATGTTTTCTGCAACTCCTGGAAAGTTGACAAAAGAAGTTGAACAGATTAATGAAGGCTTTGTATGCGGAAGGAACAATGTCGTCGATTTTGTTACTTTCTCAGTCAAATATGGTTGCTGGACCCAAAATGATACTGAAGGCGGATGGAGCAAATCAGAATTGCCTTTGCTGAATATCGACAGTGATACTCAAGGGAAGAAAAGGATCACTCAAGTTGTGATTGATACAAGATTTTCAACACGCTGGACTCTAGCAATCAACTTTAAGGAAATCGAAGATTTTGCGTTAAAAG ATGCAGGCAGCTCAGATGAATTAGTGCCAGTTGGTGGCAAGAGCAGTGTTGACGGATGGCACACCATTCAGTTTTCGGGGGGGCAGAAAGCACCAACAAAGTTTGTTCTAACACTTTTCTGGCAGGAAAGTTCTTCTCGGTCAACTGAGGTCGTGGACGGGAAGAAACATGATCTCCAGCTTCTGAAGCTCAGAACTGATATCAACAGACTTACACCAAAAGTTGATAGAGTTCTTTCGAAGCTTCCTCGATGGTGTTCACCGTTCGGAAAGTCCACATCTCCTCACACCTTAGCATTCTTAAGTAGCCTTCCTGTTGACTTTTAG